The Glycine max cultivar Williams 82 chromosome 3, Glycine_max_v4.0, whole genome shotgun sequence sequence ctcatccttcttccaaatTCTTCCTAGCGCTCAGCcgaggagtgttgcgctcagcggatggctcactaagccagaagattggcttagcgagcgaatgaaaatcagcacttcacaaacttgcctaattaacctgaaattgagaggaaatggttattaaacacacaaaatggaagtactaagtatttattacctatctttaacaaaaagtaattatagcactacaaaataaccataaattggaggagtttgatacaatttacataggttttatacacaaaagttagtcgtattcatcgactaacaatgACCATTCGCCAATGTGCACTGCAGTGGAGaacaatataagttattatactattatacattaattaaattcatttgttcattttaacttacccattcaagtaggctcctaggtacacatcccTCTTTGAATTTTGCATCCAGTTCTTAATAAAACTTTcttattcaaattgtgattcCTCAGATCTTTGTATGGActatggctcgaggaatccatacacatcgacatttcccgctcgcatacttgtcttagtcatatgcctattgttgttaaaatagagaaaattatgtatgaatttaaaacaataagttaggtaataaacaataatgtaaattgacttacagaatccacaactgtataataGAGATGTTGAGatattgaccaccgtgtgctattTCAGATAGATCTTCATGTTTTATGTACATGGGGAAGTTATCATTAAACACCCCAAACACgatagcatcccacataacctgcaacGACTTAAGAAAAGCAGTGGAATGATCAATGTCATTAGATACAGGAGATCATCAACATCATGATTTGGCCTATCTACAGGTTTCGCCGGTCCCACAGCTCCCTGTTTATCCAACAcatttaattaacataatttaattatagtgaacactttaattgaaaaaaaaagaatttaatgacaATGAAATACTTGTTCTGATAAACACTTgacaagatgtgtcggccaagcaaggaaagtGTTAAGTGCCTACCCACTAACTTAACCtcttcagtgggtacaggaatgtAAGCATCGGCATTTGTAAATTTCTCAACACTAACCTTGACCTGATCATGGCACAAAGGTATGTTGTGAACGGTTGTGAACCCCTCCTAAAGTCTTCCTatggcaaccaggcggggaTGATTTTCTTTGACGTATAACCCGCATTTGTCTAAGTCACCCATTTTTGGAtcgttccctgagggatcaacacaactctcctttgtgctgacacaaGCAGCTGAAAGATCAACCTCATGCTTAGGAGGTAGTGTTAGTCCCTGTGATTACATCTGTGATTAAAACTAGGACTACATCTGGCTGAAGCATAACATTAGTTATCGAGTCATTTTTTCTAtgatcgactcctccagctAGTCCTTGATTTTTTGCGCCTGTTGCTCTAAGTCTTTGGGAGCCATGGACGAAGACGTGTGGGAGGTCCTTGGAGCcagtccaaagtattgcttgatcatGACATCGGCTCCAGCAACACACACACGACTAGGGTGTTCTGGTCATCCAATGGCAGCAATCAatacatcctgacgtccatgggcgaCAAAGGAACCCTATGAGGCTTGCTCCTCCAAGGAATCCTGTAACAAACACATTCATTCGTTTACTCAATCAAACAATAAACATAACTAATTTCAATTCACAATTGAAtgtgacttacaatcttgttAGCAATTTCTTTAGCTGCCTCATAAGTCATTTGTCCAATTTTCTTAGtgtgggccatcttccacttcacgtgtcgtctGATGGAAGATGGAGGATCAATGACAGTGTATGTGCTTCTAGATTTAGCAGCTTCATctagttgtttctttttcttctcctccatcaacttgttttcaagatattcataacccccacgagacaacacgtgaGGGGTTGTTTTGTTTCTGGATGGTCTGTGCCTTTTTTCACACATCctgtaaaaattaaacattattgaAAGTTATCATTACAATGTATAATAATAAgtgaatttaaagtttaaaaacaatgaaaatcacaaatttaccTCCCACGAAGGGTCTCTCTGCGGCTCTGACAAAATTGGgcccatttctccttgctaatgtcaTACTTTTTGCATACAGTGTCATCGACATTGTCCTTGTTGGTTGCAAGTACCCATTTCGATGTCAAATCATACTTAAACTGTCTTCACGACTGCCCCATaatttgaagtattttcttttttttcttagatcagatgcttcagggatatcaaattcagcctgacaaacgaaaaattacattttattgttactaaattagaatttttttgttaatcaacaaaatgctacatttaactaaaatacctaaatatcctcccatatcaaatccttctgagcagcAGGGACTTGTTTCCAATTCTCGTATGTCACATCCACCTTATTACGAGCGacgatccccaaatatgtttttaacttCTTTCTATGGGGGACCGTCCGCTTTCCCGATAGCAGGATCCACATGGACTAGGGGTTTTTCTGCCCCAACTGGTCTAGTCGCCTATGATCTTAGGCATGTCACTTTTCTTGTCCACTTCGAGGTAGACGGTGAATGCGATGCTACACCAGTagaaggaggaagaggaggagagCTAGGTGGTGTAGCCATTTttctgtaaataaaaaaaaacattaattatggATGTTATCAACAAAACTTAATAACTTATATAATTCAATGGACTGAAATTaagtacataataaaaaaattaaattagacgatgttaattaattctccttcatcatgatcattacgattagcatgaatgtCGTCAGCTTGTGTATAcattttttctaccatgtttcagttgcatgtagcttgtgtcttcttcacatatGGGGCATGCACAatggcccttaacactgtaCCCACTCAAATTTCCagatgctggaaagtcattaatggtataAAAAAAGCATTACACGCAAATGAAAAGTCTCATTTCGAAATCCATCAAACAGTAAAACCCCctcatcccacaactttgtcaagtcttcaatcaagggattGAGATAAATATCAATATCATTTCCTGGCTATCTTGGgtccgatatcatcatagacaacatcatgtattttcacttcatgcacaaccaaggaggaaaattgtaaattactagctaAACTGGCcacgaactgtgttgagtgcttaaactgccatatggattcattccatcagtggctagtccaagcctaagatttttttcctctttgctGAAATCCGAATATAAacgatcaatcttcttccactaagAGGAATCATCTGGATGACGGAGCATTCCATCatagtttctcccatttgcatgccatgtaacgTCATTTGCATtgtctccattagcaaacatacgcttaaaccttggaatgatgggaagataccacaacaccttcgctaGGGGacttttctttgagttttcatcactactacactcgtcatcatccttcactttgtaccatgATACCTCACACCTTGGGCATTTATGCATTTCTTGAAACTCATTTCtatacagtatgcaatcattagggcaagcatgaatcttctgatactcaatacccatcggacacaatatcttcttggcctgatagtaactttttggcaacgtattttcctctggaagcatatcGTTCACGACTTGAAGCtgtgaactaaagcttttgtcactccacccatatatGGCTTTCACATTAACTAGACTTAACACCGTTGACAACAAcgtcaaggaattcttgcaccccagatacaaaggcttctttgaatgaGTTTGCAATGTATTATACATAGGGACATGTGCTGGTTGAAAAGACTCGTGTCCAAgatcacgaatcatatcctccaagcgatctcctaTTTCTACATCAAATGATTTacattgggacccactctgcatgtttgtcaattcaccatgtcatatccacattgtataattcttcttaatcccatcacacaacagATGCTTTTGTATGTCATCGAGTATTTTTTGTCTCccgttcaaacaatttatgcatgaacaaaaaaaaaatgttttcatccGGTCCACTTCTTTCGGAAGCATATTGCAAGAACTGTTCCACGTCTTCCTCATACGCAGGactcatgcgactttcattcatccaactttgatccatctaaataataactccGTGATACTCACTGTTTACACTGGAATTTGGTAAACAACCGCTAGTCTAAGTTAATTGCTTGCGAGACCAACTAGTGAATCTCAGGAGCATGTCATTTGCGTGTTTGCTTTAAACATAAAACCGTTAATGTTCATCATTGCAACAAACACTCACTGGTTCGAAATTTGCAGAAAGTAAAATTGTTTAACAGAAATCGAAATGCTGGAAATAACTAGGCAAGGAAAGGAAAATTCTGACAGAATCGAAAGGCTGGAAGTAAATTAACAAGGGAGGAAAATTGCAGAATGTAAAGGAGCAGTAAGTTCACTCGATCgaatgaaccatttaaaagaCAGGAATTCTAAAGTGAAGCGTAAATTGCATTGCATTCGAAATGTAAAGTTTACAGAAATTTAAAATGGTTCACAAACAAACATACATTCTCCTTGTGTACTCGTTTCTCTCTGCGCTGGGTACTTTGAGTGTGTAAGGATTTGTATAAATGAATTGCGACCCTGAAATCTAACTAAAAATTGCTATATATAGGCATTCGAAAATAAACTGCCCTAACGGTCGAACACTATCCTAATGCCAAGTGTCCTGCCACGTACATCTCATATGCACATACCTGCTCCTTAGAACGGTTATCCACATTGCTCGAGATCGAACTGATTTGATGAAGATTTGTTCAGAAATTACGCTAAGTCCAGAACTCTTGCTGCCTCGACTTCGACTCGTCCATACACCAGTTCGAATTGCCCAATAGCTCGAAGTCCTCTTTCTTGTCTTAGCTTTGTACTTCGTAAATACTCCTTTGAACCTGGGAATTCCTTCTTAAAGACTCTCCTCTCTTTTCGATTCGAGCAGGTCCTGACCAGGCTCTTGCTCTGTAATACGCTTCGAACCTCGAGACGACATCCAATGCATACTTATAGCACATTTTAGCTCGTCGAAAATATGGGCTAACAAATTGCCCCCAAAAAATGTCTGCTTCGACTCGAGATCGAAGAAAGATGAGAAGTtgacattttttctcttcttctaacAGTTTCCCTGGAACGACGTCATGATCGCACGTTCACTGTGTAACCGTCGCCTCGATCTCCATTACCCATCATTAATTCCATCTTTCTAGGCAGAGTGGGACACGTGTCATGCTGGGGAGTAAAAAGGGAAATCTGATGTGATTGATTTCTGACCCTTGattcttattatattattttcccttttttttaaagtaaaaaccTCCATAAATAGCGCCAAAAAACCTCAGAGAAACCCCTTCATCTTCTTTGCTTCCTAAACCCCGaaacctttcttcttctctgctTCTGaaacccttcttcttcttccttgctTCCATTATTTCCGGCGAAACCTTCCTATTTCCAGATAATCGTTATTCATCTCATCATCAAACTCACCGAATCTCTGAGTTCTGCCATTGTTCTTCGTGAACCCAAGCTCTCACTCACTGATTCTATCAGCTACCCAACCCTTCACGAGAAAATCATCCTTTTTCAGATTTCTCACAATGTCGCAAGGCCAAGCAGTTCCGTTTGCTGGGAAATGGCACCGTTTTACAGTCAGGAACGACGGAGAGAAGGTGGTTCCAGAACCACAAGGTGACGCCGAACACACAGAAATCTGGGAATCGGAGGTGATGATCCCTTTCGCAGTGGAAAGGACAGTTTACGCTTTCGGTGGACCTCTGCCAGACCAAGAGTCACTCTCGAGTTCAATGAACAAGGTATTCCCCTGCTACCCAACTTGCGAACCTAGGATTTTTGATAGTGAGCCTTACAACTTCAACTGCTTAAGCAAACCCCACAAACTCTTTCGATCCGCCCCGTCAATAGCCCATAGGGATTACATACCTTGGCTTGATCGAGTCGAACAAGCGTATGAGGATTTCTGGAAGACATATGGCATATTTGACTTAATACAATTCTCTCGATTTGGTCCTGAATATCGACCAGAAATGCTGATAGCAGCTATGCATTTTTTCGAGTCTTCTACCAACACCTTTCATTTTAAATGTGGTATGATGACCCCCACTCTCTTAGACGTAGCCGCTCTCACAGGCCTTAGGCCTAACGGAGAAACTTATGATCCCACTAAATCTAGTGATAATATTAAGCTAATATATAAGGAGAACACCTTTTCCAAATATATAGCTGAACACAAAGGATCGGTCGAAGAGGAAGTCTCTGATGAAGAGCATGTAGCCTTCTTGACCCTATGGCTATCTCACTACGTCTTTTGCACAAAATCCTTGCAAGTAGCCAAAAGATTTATTCCAATGGCAATACAAATTCATGAAGGTCAGAGCTTTGGATTTGGACGCCTCTTGTTAGCAGTACTATACGAATCGCTTGGTGAGGCATGCGATGACCTGAAGAAATCGAAGGATGGGTCTTCCTTCTTAGTATCTGGGCCTATGTGGCTTCTCCAGTTGTGGCTTAATGCCACTTTCGAACAAGAAATGGGATTAATAATCCCACAAGATTATGCTGAAGAAGTTGCCAATCGCTCGATCGAAGGCCAGAGAGCACTTCGATTAACACCCAAGACCTTCGATCAAAACCCACAAAAGCTGTTCCTCAAGTACATGAAGATTTTTCTGAGTTTTGACAAGTTTCTTCCCCAACATGCTCCATTCATTAGTCGAGAGGTCGGCCCGGCCTGGTTCACTGACGATTTTCCTGCTGTCGATCCGGACAATGAAGAAGAAGTGAATGAAATATGGTCATTTTACTTGAATCCACAGATCCTGTCCTGTCGTACAGGTGTTCAATCGAACTATTTAGGCCTGGTTGGATACCAGCCTAATTTGGTTTCAAAACAATTTGGCCTCTCGCAGATCCGTCCCAAAAGCTTGTTCGAAGATCCTAGAGACGTCATAAGAGGGGCCAATCTTTCAGAAAAGACTTTCAAAAAAATTTTGAAGATTTCTCTTGATGAAAACTATAACCTGCATCCTTTTGAGTTCAACCATTCCCACTTCTGCACCATGGGATTTGTTACCTGGTGGGAGAAATATTATTCGGGCCGTTCGGTTGGAGACACAACTATCATGATCTCCAGACTTGAGAGTGGTTTTACACAACCAACGGTCGAGAATATCCGCTCAAACCTTCAAGCTCGAGGTACtaacttttgatttttctaaattGATATGTATTTTTGCCTTTTCTAATATTCTTACTTTCAGGCAAAACAATCATGACAAAGAAAATTGCTGAAACGTCTCGAGCTGATGTGAGACCCAAGAAACCCACTGGGGTGAAGATCCAAGAATGGAAACAAGAAGAGAAGGTAACTCTTCTGAACTTATCTTTTACTCTTAACGTCTTTGCctcatatttctttatttttttcagaatCATAAGAAAGATGATAGCACCGAGACTACCACGACCTCAAAACGCTCGAAGCGTGTGGTCATCGAATTCGACGAAGAAAAAGATGCAAGTTTTATTCCTAATGTCAATCTTATAACTCTTTTAAGTCTATATTCTGACATTTCTTTACCCTCATAACAcaggaagaagaggaaagacctctcgtaagaaaaagaaaatcacctGAGACTTCGACCAAATCTGCTGACCAAACAGAGGCAGGCGATTCCCAGGCTCAAATgcctaagaagaaaaagaaagtgaagcAGATCGAGCCTGAACCTTCTGTGACGGTCGAGGGTGGTGAGCCAGtcaggaagaaaaagaagaagaccaAGTCTTCAAAAGAACAAGGTGAGAATCAACCTGCTGACGTCCAACCACCTTCGACTGATGTTGGCGGCGCTGAAACAGAAACTACTCCCTCTATTGCTGAGATGGGCAACCTTGTCGAACAACCGGACTTACCACAAGAACACCCTACCGTCGAGGTATCATtcttaatatgattttaatcaTAACTAATACGAAACTATTTGTTAACCTTTTCCATGACAATTCGAATCAGGTACAACAAAATGTTTCTGTAGAAGAAATACCCTCATGTGCTCGAACCTCTCCTGCTCCTGAGACGGATGCAGTGAATGTTGAGGAACAGGGTGAAGGTCAAGGTATTGGACCCAGCAGTCCTCAGGGATCGAATCAGAGAAGTTCATCTGAAGAACACTTTTCCGATGAAGAGGCCATACAAGAGGCTGAAGCTGGAGGTTCAGACATTTTCCCAGCGTCTTCGACATCTAAGC is a genomic window containing:
- the LOC121174567 gene encoding uncharacterized protein, with the protein product MSQGQAVPFAGKWHRFTVRNDGEKVVPEPQGDAEHTEIWESEVMIPFAVERTVYAFGGPLPDQESLSSSMNKVFPCYPTCEPRIFDSEPYNFNCLSKPHKLFRSAPSIAHRDYIPWLDRVEQAYEDFWKTYGIFDLIQFSRFGPEYRPEMLIAAMHFFESSTNTFHFKCGMMTPTLLDVAALTGLRPNGETYDPTKSSDNIKLIYKENTFSKYIAEHKGSVEEEVSDEEHVAFLTLWLSHYVFCTKSLQVAKRFIPMAIQIHEGQSFGFGRLLLAVLYESLGEACDDLKKSKDGSSFLVSGPMWLLQLWLNATFEQEMGLIIPQDYAEEVANRSIEGQRALRLTPKTFDQNPQKLFLKYMKIFLSFDKFLPQHAPFISREVGPAWFTDDFPAVDPDNEEEVNEIWSFYLNPQILSCRTGVQSNYLGLVGYQPNLVSKQFGLSQIRPKSLFEDPRDVIRGANLSEKTFKKILKISLDENYNLHPFEFNHSHFCTMGFVTWWEKYYSGRSVGDTTIMISRLESGFTQPTVENIRSNLQARGKTIMTKKIAETSRADVRPKKPTGVKIQEWKQEEKNHKKDDSTETTTTSKRSKRVVIEFDEEKDARRRGKTSRKKKKIT